A portion of the uncultured Bacteroides sp. genome contains these proteins:
- the kdpB gene encoding potassium-transporting ATPase subunit KdpB: MKNDEVSLFKKEQVIESLKQSFVKLDPRIMIKNPIMFTVEACTLVMLPVTFYSITNSSQGSFGYNLLVFFILFLTLLFANFAEAIAEARGKAQTDSLRKTLKETPAKKIEKGVVVTVSSALLKKGDVFICEAGDIIPSDGEIIEGLASIDESAITGESAPVIREAGGDKSSVTGGTKILSDQIKVLVTTEPGESFLDKMIALVEGASRKKTPNEIALTILLAGFALVFVIVCITLKPFGDYAGATLTIASLISLFVCLIPTTIGGLLSAIGIAGMNRALRANVITKSGKAVETAGDIDTLLLDKTGTITIGNRKATKFYPRQDKAMNIEMQNFVQSCMLSSVSDDTPEGKSIVALGRESGFRMRDLDTIGTHMVKFTAETKCSGIDLPDGTEIRKGAFEAIRKITEEANYPFPKEMEEQVHAISNNGGTPLVVCINKQVVGVIELQDIIKPGIQERFERLHKMGVKTVMVTGDNPLTAKYIAEKAGVDDFIAEAKPEDKMNYIKKEQDLGKLVAMMGDGTNDAPALAQANVGVAMNSGTQAAKEAGNMVDLDNDPTKLIEIVEIGKQLLMTRGTLTTFSIANDVAKYFAIVPALFMIAIPPLAALNIMQLHSPESAILSAIIFNAIIIPLLIPLALRGVQYKPIGASALLRRNLLIYGLGGVLVPFVGIKLIDIVVGLFF, translated from the coding sequence ATGAAAAATGATGAAGTTTCCTTATTTAAAAAGGAACAGGTTATAGAAAGTCTGAAACAATCATTCGTGAAGTTAGATCCACGAATAATGATCAAAAATCCAATTATGTTCACCGTTGAGGCTTGCACATTAGTGATGCTACCGGTAACTTTTTATTCTATTACTAATAGTTCTCAAGGTTCATTTGGATACAACCTCCTGGTCTTTTTTATACTGTTTCTAACTCTTTTATTTGCCAATTTTGCCGAAGCAATAGCCGAGGCAAGAGGCAAAGCACAGACAGATAGCTTACGTAAGACTCTTAAAGAGACACCTGCCAAGAAAATAGAAAAAGGCGTAGTAGTGACAGTTAGCAGTGCACTCTTGAAGAAAGGGGACGTTTTTATCTGCGAAGCCGGTGATATAATACCTTCCGATGGTGAAATTATTGAGGGACTGGCTTCAATAGATGAGAGTGCCATCACAGGCGAAAGTGCTCCGGTTATTCGTGAGGCGGGTGGTGATAAAAGTTCTGTTACCGGCGGTACGAAGATATTGTCAGATCAAATTAAAGTTCTGGTTACGACAGAGCCCGGTGAAAGTTTTCTTGATAAGATGATTGCCTTGGTAGAAGGAGCTTCACGCAAAAAAACGCCTAATGAAATAGCGCTGACTATTTTACTTGCCGGTTTTGCTTTGGTGTTTGTCATTGTGTGTATCACATTGAAGCCCTTTGGCGATTATGCCGGGGCCACTCTTACCATCGCTTCTCTTATTTCTTTGTTTGTATGCCTCATACCTACTACCATAGGAGGGTTGCTCTCTGCTATTGGTATTGCGGGAATGAATCGTGCATTGCGTGCCAATGTGATTACTAAATCAGGAAAAGCGGTAGAAACAGCCGGTGATATTGATACTCTCTTGCTTGATAAAACAGGAACAATCACCATTGGTAACCGTAAAGCAACAAAGTTTTACCCACGGCAAGATAAGGCGATGAATATTGAAATGCAGAACTTTGTACAAAGCTGTATGCTATCTTCTGTTTCCGATGATACTCCCGAAGGTAAATCGATAGTAGCATTAGGGCGTGAAAGTGGTTTTCGTATGAGGGATTTGGATACAATTGGCACGCATATGGTTAAGTTCACTGCTGAGACAAAATGTAGTGGTATTGATTTGCCAGATGGCACAGAGATACGTAAAGGGGCATTTGAAGCCATTCGTAAAATCACTGAAGAAGCCAATTATCCGTTTCCAAAAGAAATGGAAGAACAAGTGCATGCCATTTCCAATAATGGAGGTACACCGCTGGTGGTGTGTATAAATAAGCAAGTGGTAGGAGTCATTGAATTGCAGGATATTATTAAACCGGGAATTCAGGAACGTTTTGAACGCTTGCATAAGATGGGTGTAAAAACAGTAATGGTAACCGGAGATAATCCGCTTACAGCTAAATATATTGCAGAAAAGGCAGGGGTTGATGATTTTATAGCCGAAGCAAAGCCTGAAGATAAAATGAATTATATCAAAAAAGAACAGGATTTGGGTAAACTGGTTGCCATGATGGGAGACGGAACAAATGATGCTCCGGCATTGGCCCAAGCTAACGTTGGTGTAGCCATGAATAGCGGAACTCAAGCTGCTAAAGAAGCCGGTAATATGGTGGATCTGGATAATGATCCTACTAAATTAATTGAGATCGTAGAAATAGGCAAACAGTTACTAATGACCCGTGGTACATTGACTACTTTTTCTATTGCCAATGATGTGGCTAAATATTTTGCTATAGTTCCAGCTTTATTTATGATTGCGATACCTCCGTTGGCAGCATTGAATATAATGCAGTTGCACAGTCCGGAAAGTGCTATTTTAAGCGCTATCATATTTAATGCCATCATTATTCCTCTTTTAATACCATTGGCCTTAAGAGGCGTGCAATATAAACCTATTGGGGCTTCAGCCTTACTTCGTCGAAATTTGCTCATATATGGTTTAGGGGGTGTGCTTGTTCCGTTTGTCGGAATCAAATTAATAGATATAGTCGTAGGTTTATTTTTCTAA
- a CDS encoding K(+)-transporting ATPase subunit C — protein MKDLIKSIKITFSFCVLFGVTYVFVLWAVAQFLGPNKGNADLVMLNGKVVGAANVGQNFTKDIYFWGRPSSAGTGYDAANSSGSNKGPSNEEYLQTIKARIDTFLVHHPYLKRNEIPAEMVTASGSGLDPDITPECAYVQVKRIAWARGMNISKVKELVDSSIQKPLLGMFGTQRVNVLKLNVALDGNNK, from the coding sequence ATGAAGGATTTAATAAAATCGATAAAAATAACTTTTTCCTTTTGTGTTTTGTTTGGAGTAACTTATGTTTTTGTGCTTTGGGCGGTTGCCCAATTTCTTGGACCTAATAAAGGAAATGCTGATTTGGTAATGCTCAATGGTAAGGTGGTAGGAGCTGCAAATGTGGGACAAAATTTCACCAAAGACATTTATTTTTGGGGACGTCCTTCTTCTGCAGGAACCGGGTATGATGCCGCCAATTCTAGCGGAAGTAACAAAGGGCCTAGCAACGAAGAATATTTGCAGACAATAAAAGCTCGTATCGATACTTTTCTGGTTCATCACCCTTATTTGAAGCGAAATGAAATTCCTGCTGAAATGGTAACTGCCAGCGGATCAGGCCTTGACCCAGACATTACTCCTGAATGTGCATACGTTCAGGTAAAAAGAATAGCTTGGGCACGAGGCATGAATATATCGAAAGTAAAAGAACTAGTTGACAGTTCTATACAAAAGCCATTACTAGGGATGTTTGGTACACAAAGAGTAAATGTTCTCAAACTTAATGTTGCATTAGATGGAAATAATAAATAA